A region of Lycium barbarum isolate Lr01 chromosome 1, ASM1917538v2, whole genome shotgun sequence DNA encodes the following proteins:
- the LOC132611839 gene encoding uncharacterized protein LOC132611839, which produces MVVDMEDRVHRFVTRLGPHLIKDCMMASLQGGIDISGILAYAQNLEDLERQQGTEQDPNRGCYKRARSAGYSGAYQEELYRLANLGVCLLDSEDTRITLQNISQSTLASDVKTQQNKDPAFASIKNGVQQNQISAFELDSNGILKYRGRLCDPNVTGLRDRIMSEFHYSQLTKSASFLPIRTTYAAEDYAKLYLKEISEGQAERTIQTLEDMLRACVLDFQGSWDDHFPLIEFSYDNSYHASIKMAPYEALYGRKCRPRAGWFIVGEANVFGPELVHQAIEKMYDDENWSFRIIPVDDIQVIENLTYEEEPIVILDRQVRRLRSKEVASVKVLWRSKYREEMTWVAEAKMKSKYPHLFPVTDDTIPEESL; this is translated from the exons aTGGTGGTTGACATGGAAGATAGGGTACACCGTTTCGTGACTAGACTTGGTCCTCACTTGATTAAAGATTGTATGATGGCTTCATTACAAGGTGGCATTGATATTTCTGGTATCCTGGCATATGCTCAAAATTTGGAGGACCTTGAACGTCAACAGGGAACTGAGCAAGACCCGAATAGGGGTTGCTATAagcgggccagatccgcaggttattcaggTGCTTATCAGGAAG AGCTTTATCGTTTGGCGAATTTGGGAGTTTGCCTGCTGGATTCAGAAGACACTAGGATTACTTTACAAAATATATCCCAATCGACTCTTGCCTCGGATGtaaagactcaacagaataaagATCCAGCTTTTGCTAGCATTAAGAATGGAGTGCAACAAAATCAGATCTCAGCCTTTGAATTGGATTCAAATGGGATTCTCAAATATCGAGGTCGTTTGTGCGATCCAAATGTAACCGGGCTTCGAGACAGGATCATGTCAGAATTTCATTACTCTCA gtTAACCAAATCAGCCAGTTTCTTACCTATAAGGACCACCTATGCTGCTGAAGACTATGCtaagttgtatcttaaggagatt TCAGAGGGGCAAGCTGAGCGGaccattcagactttggaggatatgttacgagcctgtgtACTGGATTTtcaaggaagttgggatgatcattttcctctgaTAGAGTTTTCTTATGACAATAGCTATCATGCCAGTATtaaaatggctccttatgaggctttgtatggcaggaagtgtaggcCTCGTGCCGGATGGTTTATAGTTGGAGAAGCAAACGTATTCGGGCCAGAACTTGTTCATCAGGCCATTGAAAAG atgtaCGACGACGAgaattggagtttcag AATCATACCTGTTGACGATATACAAGTTATAGAAAATCTGACATACGAGGAAGAACCAATTGTTATTCTTGATCGACAAGTCCGCAGACTCAGAAGCAAAGAGGTGGCTTCAGtaaaggttctatggaggagtaaatatagggaagagatgacgtgGGTAGCTGAAGCaaaaatgaagtccaagtatccccatttattccctgTCACAGATGATACTATTCCAGAGGAATCCTTGTAA